A genomic region of Saccopteryx bilineata isolate mSacBil1 chromosome 1, mSacBil1_pri_phased_curated, whole genome shotgun sequence contains the following coding sequences:
- the TECR gene encoding very-long-chain enoyl-CoA reductase isoform X2, with amino-acid sequence MKHYEVEILDAKTREKLCFLDKVEPHATIAEIKNLFTKSHPQWYPARQSLRLDPKGKSLKDEDVLQKLPVGTTATLYFRDLGAQISWVTVFLTEYAGPLFIYLLFYFRVPFIYGHKYDFTSSRHTVVHLACICHSFHYVKRLLETLFVHRFSHGTMPLRNIFKNCTYYWGFAAWMAYYINHPLYTPPTYGAQQIKLALAIFVICQLGNFSIHMALRDLRPAGSKTRKIPYPTKNPFTWLFLLVSCPNYTYELGSWIGFAIMTQCLPVALFSLVGFIQMTIWAKGKHHSYLKEFRDYPPLRMPIIPFLL; translated from the exons GTGGAGATTTTGGATGCAAAGACTCGAGAGAAGCTGTGTTTCCTGGACAAG GTGGAGCCCCATGCCACCATTGCAGAGATCAAGAACCTTTTCACTAAGAGCC ATCCGCAGTGGTACCCTGCCCGCCAGTCCCTCCGCCTGGACCCCA AGGGCAAGTCCCTGAAGGATGAGGATGTTCTGCAGAAGCTACCTGTGGGCACCACAGCCACACTGTACTTCCGGGACCTGGGGGCTCAGATCAGCTGGGTGACG GTCTTCCTGACAGAGTATGCGGGACCCCTTTTCATCTACCTGCTATTCTACTTTCGGGTGCCCTTCATCTATGGCCACAAATACGACTTCACGTCCAGCCGTCACACGGTGGTGCA CCTTGCCTGCATCTGCCACTCATTCCACTATGTCAAGCGCCTGCTGGAGACACTCTTCGTACACCGCTTCTCTCATGGCACCATGCCCTTGCGCAACATCTTCAAG AACTGCACCTACTACTGGGGCTTCGCTGCATGGATGGCCTATTACATCAACCACCCTCTCTACACGCCCCCCA CCTATGGAGCTCAGCAGATTAAACTGGCACTCGCCATCTTTGTG ATCTGCCAGCTGGGCAACTTCTCCATCCACATGGCCCTGCGGGACCTGCGGCCGGCTG GATCCAAGACCAGAAAGATCCCATACCCCACTAAGAACCCCTTCACAtggctcttcctgctggtgtcctGCCCCAACTACACCTATGAG CTGGGGTCCTGGATTGGCTTTGCCATCATGACACAGTGTCTCCCAG TGGCTCTTTTTTCCCTGGTGGGCTTCATCCAAATGACCATCTGGGCCAAGGGAAAGCACCACAGCTACCTGAAGGAGTTCCGAGACTACCCACCCCTGCGCATGCCCATCATCCCCTTCCTGCTCTGA
- the TECR gene encoding very-long-chain enoyl-CoA reductase isoform X1, whose product MSLMSDLWVPVSATVDAGQGQAWNWEKEEKVEILDAKTREKLCFLDKVEPHATIAEIKNLFTKSHPQWYPARQSLRLDPKGKSLKDEDVLQKLPVGTTATLYFRDLGAQISWVTVFLTEYAGPLFIYLLFYFRVPFIYGHKYDFTSSRHTVVHLACICHSFHYVKRLLETLFVHRFSHGTMPLRNIFKNCTYYWGFAAWMAYYINHPLYTPPTYGAQQIKLALAIFVICQLGNFSIHMALRDLRPAGSKTRKIPYPTKNPFTWLFLLVSCPNYTYELGSWIGFAIMTQCLPVALFSLVGFIQMTIWAKGKHHSYLKEFRDYPPLRMPIIPFLL is encoded by the exons GTGGAGATTTTGGATGCAAAGACTCGAGAGAAGCTGTGTTTCCTGGACAAG GTGGAGCCCCATGCCACCATTGCAGAGATCAAGAACCTTTTCACTAAGAGCC ATCCGCAGTGGTACCCTGCCCGCCAGTCCCTCCGCCTGGACCCCA AGGGCAAGTCCCTGAAGGATGAGGATGTTCTGCAGAAGCTACCTGTGGGCACCACAGCCACACTGTACTTCCGGGACCTGGGGGCTCAGATCAGCTGGGTGACG GTCTTCCTGACAGAGTATGCGGGACCCCTTTTCATCTACCTGCTATTCTACTTTCGGGTGCCCTTCATCTATGGCCACAAATACGACTTCACGTCCAGCCGTCACACGGTGGTGCA CCTTGCCTGCATCTGCCACTCATTCCACTATGTCAAGCGCCTGCTGGAGACACTCTTCGTACACCGCTTCTCTCATGGCACCATGCCCTTGCGCAACATCTTCAAG AACTGCACCTACTACTGGGGCTTCGCTGCATGGATGGCCTATTACATCAACCACCCTCTCTACACGCCCCCCA CCTATGGAGCTCAGCAGATTAAACTGGCACTCGCCATCTTTGTG ATCTGCCAGCTGGGCAACTTCTCCATCCACATGGCCCTGCGGGACCTGCGGCCGGCTG GATCCAAGACCAGAAAGATCCCATACCCCACTAAGAACCCCTTCACAtggctcttcctgctggtgtcctGCCCCAACTACACCTATGAG CTGGGGTCCTGGATTGGCTTTGCCATCATGACACAGTGTCTCCCAG TGGCTCTTTTTTCCCTGGTGGGCTTCATCCAAATGACCATCTGGGCCAAGGGAAAGCACCACAGCTACCTGAAGGAGTTCCGAGACTACCCACCCCTGCGCATGCCCATCATCCCCTTCCTGCTCTGA